The genomic stretch TCGTGCCAGGCCTTGGGGGTGGCGCCGAAGGGGCGGGCCGCGGCGATGGCGGCGACCTCGGTGTAGCCGACGAAGTAGGTCGAGAGCTGGGTTGAGGTGAGCAGGGCGCGGCGCCACTTTCCGGCGGCCTCGCCTTCCTCCTGGAAGCCGCCGCCGGTCATCAGGGCCATGGCATCGGCCTCGGGCAGGTCGTCGCAGTGGACGAGCTGGTCGATGATCGCGTTGAGGCTCATGCGCAGCTGCATCTTGAGCTGCTGCAGACGCACCGGCAGGCCGCCGAATCCGAGGTCGGCCATCGCTTCCTCGGAGTAGACGGCCCAGCCCTCGACGAACGGGCCGGACCAGCCGAGCGCGCGCACCCTGGTCGCAGCCCGGAAACGCCGGGAGTGGGCGAGCTGCAGGAAGTGGCCGGGCATCGCCTCGTGCACGGTGAGGTCGCGAAGCATGTGGTCGTTGTACTCGCGGTAGAACGACTCGACCCGCTCGGCCGGCCAGTCGGACGGGGTCGGCGAGATGCAGTAGAACGTCGGCACGTCGGCGGTTTCGAGCGGGCCGGGCGGGTCGCAATAGGCCACGGCGACGCCGCGGGCGAACTCCGGCATCTCCTCGATCACGCACGGGTCGTCGATCAGCGACACGATGTCGTGCTTGCGGACGAACTCTGTCGCCTCCCGCATCGTGACCTGCGCCAGGCCGACGATCGTGTCGTTGGCCGGATGCTGCTCGCCGAGCATGTCGAGGGCCTGGCGGACCGTCTCGGCGGTGGCCGGACCGCCGGTCAGCTCGGCAGCCGCCTCACGCAGGCGCTCGCTGACCCGTTCGAAGTTGGCCCCGGCGCGTGACAACACCTCGGCCGCGGGCAACTCGGTGTCGAGCGTGTGCCAGAGCCGAGCCTCCCACAGGGGGCGGCCCAGACGCGGATCACGGCCGGGCTCGCCGCTGTCGATCAGGCCGCGCAGCCAGCCGTCGAACTCGTCGAGGGCCTTGAGCGCGGCCGCCGACGACGGCTCGAGGGCGCTGCGCATGCCGGGTTCCTGCTCGATGAGGGCGGGCAGGTCATCGCGGATCAGCGCGGCCGTGCCGGCGAACTGGCCGATCGCCGTCTCGGCGTGGATGCGCGGCACGTCACGCAGCACGGCCCGAGCCGTGGCCAGCGCGTCGGGAATCGCCGCGAGCCGGCCGCCGAGGCCGGCCAGGCGTTCCTCGGCGGGGGCGAACTGGCGCGAGATCAGCGCGTGCAGCAACGGGCCGGGATTGTGCTCCAGCGGATTCCACTCGTGCTCGCGGACGTCGCCCAGCTCGAACAGGCCTCGCTCGGCCATGGCACTGAGAATGGCGTGATCGACCTGATCCTCCGGCTCGAGCGCGTCGGCATCGACCCCGGACAACGCGTCGGTCGCGTCGCGCAGCATGGCCACCTGGGCGTCGACCGCGCCGGGCGACAGGTCGGGCAGACGGTCGTCGAACCGGTGATCACCCGAATAGGTGGCCAGCCCGGGGTTGCTTTCGAGCAGGGCGTCGACGATGCGCTCGGCGAGCGGTACGAACTCCGGCATGTCGTGAAACCTACTCGGCGGGTCCGACAATTCTGGGTTCTGCCGCCTTGGCTGTGCTTTCCGCCGCCCGTACGGCCTCCGCGTACTCCAGTGCCGTGCGCCGGAGTGCCTGCTCGGCGTCGCCGCCCTCGGCCACGATCCGGAACAGCCGGGCACCGACGTCGGACCCGTCGGGCAGCGGGGCGGTGAGCCCGGCCCGGCCCGTACGCTGAAGGATCTTGGCGGCCAGGGCGAGGGCCGGCTGACTGAGCGCGATGCCGTCGAGCGCCGAGTCGCGGACTTTCTCGGCCTTCTTGATGGAGTCCCAGTTGCGGGTGATCTCCTCGATGTCGGCCACCTCGACGCCCGCGAACACGTGCGGGTTGCGGCGCACCATCTTGTCGACCAGCCCGCCCGCGACGTCGTCGATGTTCCAGGCCTCGTCCTCGGGGAGTTCCTCGGCCAGGCGCGCGTGCAGGACCACCTGCAACAGCACGTCGCCCAGTTCCTCGCGCAGGGCGTCGGTGTCGTCGGACTCGATCGCGTCGTACGCCTCGTAGCTCTCCTCGAGCAGGTACGGCGCCAGCGTGCGGTGCGTCTGGGCCCGCTTCCAGGGGTCGCCGCCGGGCGAGGCCAGCCGGTCCATCACCGCGACGGCGTCGAGCAGCCGGGCCCCGGGCGGATCCCACGAGCCGTAGATCAGCTCCAGCTCGGCCAGTCCCGGCTCGCGCGCCAGCCGGAGCCCCAAGCCGCGCGCGAACGCCTCGTCGCCCGTCGGCCCCGCCAGCCACACAACCCCTCGGTCCCCGGCCCCGTGGTGGTCGTCAACCGCCGCCAGTTCGGCGATCAGCCGCTCGGGATCGCTGTCGACCACGGTGACCGGAACACCGCTTTTGCGCAGCGCCTCGGCCTGCTCGCTCTCGGCCCCGGCAAACACCGGGTGGTTCCGCACGACATCCCAGGCGGCCGCGGTGAGCAGGCCCGCAGGGAGGCGGGGTGATGTGACAAGCAGAAAGATCCGTGCGGTCATGCCCGCAACTCTGCCACCCCCGGATTGAGCCGGAACGGGCCCGGCCTTCGTGGAAGACCGGGCCCGTTTACGGAAGCCGTCAGGAGATGTCGGTGACCGGGCTGTCGGTGGCCTCGCCCAGCGGAACGTTGACCAGGGGCTTCAGCTGACCCTGCTGGGTCTGGAACTCCAGGACGGGGATGCTGAGCGGCTGATACCGCGGGTTCACCGTGATGTCCAGCGTGTCGGTCAGCTCGGCGACCTCTTTGCGCACCGCGGCGGCCGTCTTGACCAGGGCCAGGTTCTCGGCGGGCAGCTGGGTCTTGAACTGGTCGAACGTCGTGCCCGCGGGGACCTCGCCCGAGGTGATCAGGACGTTGAAGACCTGGCGCAGGTCGTCCTCGGTGGCGTCGGGCGCGCCGGCCTGCACCTTGGCGCGCAGGGCACGCAGCAGGCCGTCGGTCTCGGCGTACAGGCGGACGTATTCAGCGGTCGGGGGCAGGCGCAGCTGGGTGGCGTAGTCGGACAGCGCCAGGTCGGCCGGCGCTGTCACGCCCTCGCGCTCGGCCACGTCGGCCAGCACGTCATGGCCGACCAGCGTGCGGACGATCTCGGCACGGGTGATCGGCATGGCCGGGGCGCCGTCGCGGGCGTCGGGCTGCTCGGCCACCGCGCGGGTCAGCTCGGCCGACGCGTTGTCCCAGACCTCCTGCACCCGGGCCTCGGTGACCTTGACGCTGTCGCCGACGTACGCGGCCACGGACGGCTCGGACCGGCAGGCGGAAAGCCCGCCCACCCCGAGACACGCAACGACGACGATGGATGCCAGTCGGCGAGCACGCTGCATGACGTTGACTCTCTCACGAAGGTTATGAGACAGATCACCCGGCCCCGGCAGAAGCGCCGGCAGACTGGAGCTATGAAGCCGTGACAGGCGCCGGCACCTCCCCCAGCACGTCCTTGAGCAGCTGGGCGCACCACTCCAGCAGGGCCTGGTCGCGCAGCGGCTCGCCGCCCACGCGCCGGGTGCTGGGCCGGGGCACACTCACCTGGTCGGTGGCGTGCTTGTAGACCGAGTCGGGGTGGTAACGCTTGAGCCGCAGCTGCTTGGAGTCGGGCAGCGGCAGCGGGGAGAACCGGATGTGCTTGCCCTGCATCGACACGTCGGTCAGCCCGTACGCCCGGGCCAGCTGGCGGAACCGGGCGACCGCGATGAGGTTGGTCACCTGGGCCGGCGGCTCGCCGTACCGGTCGGTCATCTCGGCCACGACCTCGTCGAGCTTGGCGTTGTCGCGGGCCTCGGCCAGCTTGCGGTACATCTCGAGCCGCAGCCGTTCGACCGAGACGTAGTCGACCGGCAGGTGCGCGTCCACCGGCAGGTCGATCTTGACCTCGGGCTCCTCCTCGGGGCGTTCGCCCTTGAACGCCTGCACGGCCTCGCCGACCATCCGGACGTACAGGTCGAAACCAACGCCCTCGATGTGGCCGGACTGTTCGCCGCCGAGCAGGTTGCCGGCGCCGCGGATCTCGAGGTCCTTCATCGCGACGTACATGCCGGCGCCGAGCTCGGTGTGCTGGGCGATGGTGGCCAGCCGCTCGTGGGCCTGTTCGGTGAGCGGCTTCTCACGGGGGTAGAGGAAGTACGCGTACGCCCGTTCGCGCCCCCGGCCGACCCGGCCCCGGATCTGGTGCAGCTGGGCCAGGCCGAGCAGGTCGGCCCGCTCGACGATGAGCGTGTTGGCGTTGGGGATGTCGATGCCGGACTCGACGATCGTGGTGCAGACCAGGACGTCGAACTCTTTCTCCCAGAACCCGACCATGACCTTTTCGAGCTGTTCCTCGCTCATCTGGCCGTGCGCCACCGCGACCCGGGCCTCGGGCACCAGCTCGCGCAGCCTGCGGGCCGCCTTGTCGATCGACTCGACCCGGTTGTGCAGGTAGAAGACCTGTCCGTCGCGGAGCAGCTCACGGTGGATCGACGCGGCCACCTGCTTGTCGTCCTGGGCGCCGACGAACGTGAGCACCGGGTGGCGTTCCTCGGGCGGGGTGGCGATCGTCGACATCTCGCGGATGCCGGTGATGGCCATTTCCAGCGTACGGGGAATGGGGGTGGCCGACATGGTGAGCACGTCGACCGAGGCCCGCAGCGACTTGAGCTGCTCCTTGTGTTCGACGCCGAACCGCTGTTCCTCGTCCACGATGATCAGGCCGAGGTTCTTGAACCGGGTCGAGTTGGCCAGCAGCCGGTGGGTGCCGATCACGATGTCGGCCGTGCCGTTGCCGGCTTCCTCGAGGGTCAGCCGCGCCTCGGACGGGGTCTGGAAGCGCGACAGCTGCTTGATGGACACCGGGAACTGGCTCATCCGCTCGGTGAACGTGTTGTAGTGCTGCTGGGCCAGCAGCGTGGTCGGCACCAGCACGGCGACCTGCTTGCCGTCCTGCACCGCCTTGAACGCCGCCCGTACGGCGATCTCGGTCTTGCCGTAACCGACGTCGCCGCAGATCAGCCTGTCCATCGGGACCCGCAGCTCCATGTCGTGCTTGACCTCGATGATCGCCGCCATCTGGTCGGGCGTCTCGGTGTAGGGGAACGCGTCCTCCAGCTCGCGCTGCCACGGCGTGTCGGGGCCGAACGCGTGGCCCTGCGAGGCCTGGCGGGCGGCGTACAGCTGGATGAGCTGCGCGGCGATCTCTTTGACAGCCTTCTTGGCGCGGGCCTTGCTCTTCTGCCAGTCGGCCCCGCCCATCTTGTGCAGCGTGGGCGACTCGCCGCCGACGTAGCGCGAGAGCTGGTCGAGCTGGTCGGTCGGCACGTAGAGCCGGTCGCCGGGCTGGCCGCGCTTGGAGGCGGCGTACTCCAGCACGATGTACTCGCGGTCGGCGCCGTTGACCGTACGCTGCACCAGTTCGACGTAACGCCCGATGCCGTGCTGCTCGTGCACCACGAAGTCACCCGGCTTGAGCTCGAGCGGGTCGATGGTGTTGCGCCGCCGGGACGGCATCTTGCGCATGTCTTTTGTGGACGCGCCCCGGCCGCCGGTGATGTCGTTGCCGGTGATGACGGCGAGCTGCGAGGTGGCGTCGACGAAGCCGTGGTTGAGCCCGCCGCAGGTGACGAGCAGCTGACCGGGCTCGATCGGGGCCTCGATGGAGTCTGCCGGGGTGACGCCGAGCCCGGCGTCGCGCAGCAGCTCGGTGGCCCGCTGGGCGGTGCCGTGGCCCTCGAAGACCAGCGCGATGGCCCAGCCCGCGGCGGCCCAGTCGCTCAGGTCGCCGGCGAGCTTGGCGGTGTCACCGTGGTAAAGCGGCACGGGCTGCGCGGCCAGGGCCACCGCGTCACCCAGGTCGGGCGAGACCTCGACCTCGGGCTTCTCCAGCCAGGGTTGATCATCGGGTTGATCCTGACCATCCGAAGCGAGGCCGAACGGCGAGAGCGTCCACCATGGCTGCTTCAGGGTCGCCGCGTGAGCGCGTACGTCGGCCAAGGTCCTGAAGGCGACGGCGCCCACGTCGATCGGGGCCTGACCGCCGACAGCCGCCGCGGCCCAGGACGCCTCGAGGAACTCGTCGGACGTGCGGGTGAGGTCGTGCGCGCGGGTGCGGATCCGCTCGGGGTCACAGAGCAGCACGTGGGTGCCCGAAGGCATGCAGTCGATCAGCAGCTCCATGCTGTCGGTGCCGTCCAGCAGCGCCGGGGCCAGCGACTCCATGCCCTCGACGGGAATGCCCTCGGCCAGTTTGTCCAGAATCTCGGCCAGCTCCGGGTGTTCGGCGGAAAGCCGGGCAGCGCGCGACCGAACAGCCGGGGTCAGCAGCAACTCACGACAGGGCGGCGCCCACAGGGACGTGACCGGGTCGATCGTGCGCTGGTCGGCGACGGCGAAGGTGCGGATCTCCTCCACCTCGTCGCCCCAGAACTCGACACGTGACGGGTGCTCGTCGGTGGGCGGGAAGACGTCGAGGATGCCGCCGCGTACGGCGAACTCGCCGCGCTTGGTGACCAGGTCGACCCGCGCGTACGCCATGTCGGCCAGCCGGCGGGCCACCGCTTCGAGCTCGGCCTCGCCGCCCGTGGTCAGCTCGACCGGCTCGAGGTCACCCAGGCCCTTGAGCTGGGGCTGCAGCAGTGAACGGACCGGCGCGACGACGACCTGAAGCTCCTCACCGGACGCCGGGTGGGCCAGTCGGCGCAGCACGGCCAGCCGGCGGCCGACCGTGTCGGAGCGGGGGGACAGCCGCTCGTGGGGCAGCGTTTCCCACGACGGGAAGACGGCGACCCGGGACGGGCTGATCAGGCAGCCCAGCGCGTCGGCGAGGTCGTCGGCCTCACGGGTGGTGGCGGTGACGGCCAGCACCGGACGGTCGGCGCCGCCGATCTCGGCCGTCCCGGCCACGGTGGCCACGACGAACGGCCGCAGCGAGGCGGGCGCGGTGAGGTCGAGGGCGTCGGAGGAGACGAAGCCCTGGCGCGCCAGGTCGCGGGCACGCGCGAGACCGCGGTCGCGGAGCGCGGCGGGAATGAGACCGGAGAGCTGCATCTGAAAGACCCCAAGCACGTCAATTAACCCCAGCGCCCGGAGGGGGCGGGGGTACGACGACGAGTTTAGTCCGCCCCACCGACATTCACGGGCGGCGGCGCAACAACGCACAGCATGTCCGACATAGCCATTGATAACGGGGCAATAGTGGCGGCTGCAGAAAGCATTCCCTGGGGAGGAAACGTGCGGATCCTGCTGCTCGTTACGGCGTTCAACGGTCTCAGTCAGCGGGTCTGGTGCGCGCTGCGCGAGGCCGGGCACGACGTGGGCGTGCAGCTCGCGACCGGCGCGTCGGACATGACCGATGCGGTGCGGGCCGCGAATCCCGACCTGATCCTGTGCCCGTTCCTCAAGGACAGGGTGCCGGCCAAGGTCTGGCGGAACTGGCGCACGGTGATCATCCACCCGGGCCCGGTCGGCGATCGTGGCCCGTCCTCGCTGGACTGGGCGATCGCCGAGGGGCTGCCCGTGTGGGGGGTCACGGCGCTGCAGGCGGTCGAGGAGATGGACGCCGGGCCGATCTGGGCCACCCGGACGTTCGGCCTGCCGGCCACTCCGCCGCGCAAGTCGTCGCTCTACAACGGGCTGGTCGCCGACGCCGCCATGGAGTGCGTGTTCGAGGTGGTGGCCAAGGCGGCCGACCCGGGCTTCGAGCCGGCGCCGGCCGGCCAGGTCGCGGGCGGGGTGCCGGACGCGCGGCTGCGACCGTCGATGACGCAGAAGGACCGCGCCTTCGACTGGTCGGAGTCGACCGAGCGGATCCTGCGCAAGATCCGGGCCGCCGACGGTTCGCCGGGGGTGCGCACCGAGATCGCCGGGCTGCCGGTGTTCGCGTACGACGGCACGCCCGGCCCGGCCCGTGACCCGCGGCCCGGTGTGCTGCTCGGCCGCCGGCAGGGCGCGGTGCTGGTCGGCACCGGCGACGGCGCGATCTGGCTGGGCCACCTGCGCGCCGCCGAAGGGGAACGCCGGATCAAGCTGCCGGCCACCACCCTGCTCGGCGCGCGGCTCAGGGGCGTTCCGCACTCGCCGCTGCCCGTCGGCGCCGAGCCCGAGGCGCCGCAGACCTATCGCCAGGTGCGCTACCGCCGTACGGGGAAAATCGGCTGGCTGACCTTCGAGTTCTACAACGGCGCGATGTCGGCCGGGCACTGCCGGCGGATGCTGGCCGGACTGCGGCACGCGGTCGCCCAGGACACCGAGGTGCTGGTGCTGCAGGGCGGCCTGGACGCGTTCAGCAACGGCATCCACCTCAACGTCATCGAGGCCGCGTCCGACCCTGCCGCGGGCGCGTGGACCAACATCCGGGCGATCAACGACGTGTGCCGCGAGATCGTCACCTGCACGCGGCAGGTCGTCGTTTCCGCGTACACGGGCAGCGCCGGCGCCGGTGGCGTGATGCTCGGCCTCGGCGCCGACATCGTGGCCGCCCGCGAGGGAATCGTGCTCAACCCGTACTACGAGATGGGCCTGTACGGCTCCGAGCTGCACACCTTCACGCTGCCACGGCGGGTCGGCGCGGGTCAGGCGCAGCGGCTGGTCGACGACAAGCTCCCGATCAGCGCCGACCACGCGGTCTCGATCGGGCTGGTCGACGAGGTCGGGCCGCGCCACCCCGAGGCGTACACACAATGGCTGACCGATCTGGCCGAGCGCGAGGCCGACCCTCGCACAGCCCGCCGTCGTCGTCAGGCCAAGGCTCGTGGCCTGGCCGCCGAGCGCGTGCCGCTGGAGGTGTTCGAGGCCCGTGAGCTGGCCGAGATGAGCCGCGACATGTTCGGCGACCGGTCCGGTTTCGCCGCCGCCCGGCACGCCTTCGTCACCAAGGCCAAGGCCACGACCACGCCGCACCGGCTGCGGTTCGCCTCGCCGGTGACGCGCATCGGGTCCAAGGAGCGCCGTCTCGTGGTGCGCCCGGCCGTACCCCTGTCCGCCTGATGCGCAAGGTCCAGGAGAAGGTTCCCGCACCCCGCCGCCCGACCGGCCGGGTCAGCGTCAGCCCGGCGTTGCAGGCGGCCACGATGTTGCTGCCCGCGCGCTACAACTACAGCGCGTACAGCGTGCTGGCCGGCCCGGCCGATCCGGCGCCGCAGGGTCAGGAGCCCTATCGCGTACGGATGAAGCGGCTCGCCCGCCGGCGTCCGTTCCTCACCGTCCTCATCACGATGTTCGCGTTCGCGTTCGAGAGCACGTTCTTCGGCTGGCTGATCGCGTCGATCGAGCTGCCGGACCGCTCGCTCAACCCGGCGCACTACGCCGGCGCGCTGATGATGATCGGCGCGACCGCCGCGATCGAGCTGTTCCGGCTGGTCAACGTCGTGACGCTGTGCCTGTCGACGCTGTGGGCGCGCGACCCCGTGCCGGTGGTGCCGGACCCGACGCTGCGGGTGGCCTTCCTGACCACGATCGTGCCGGGCAAGGAGCCGGTGGCGATGGTCGAGCGGACCCTGCGCGCGGCCCGCAACGTGCGCTACGGCGGCACGTACGACGTGTGGCTGCTCGACGAGGGCGACGACCCCGAGGTCAAGGCCATGTGCGAGCGCCTGGGCGTCCGCCATTTCAGCCGCAAGGGCCGCGAGGAGTTCAACACCGCCTCGGGCGCGTTCAAGGCCAGGACCAAGCACGGCAACTACAACTCGTGGGTCGAGGTCAACGGCGACGACTACGACGTGTTCGTCTCGGTCGACCCCGATCACGTGCCGATGCCCAACTTCTGCGAGCGGCTGCTGGGCTACTTCCGCGACCCGGACGTCGGTTTCGTGGTCGGGCCGCAGATCTACGGCAACTATGACAACCTCGTCACCCGCTGGGCCGAGTCGCAGCAGTACCTGTTCCACTCGCTGCTGCAGCGGGCCGGCAACCGCCGCGGGATCGCCATGCTGGTGGGTACGAACAACGCCGTACGCATCAAGGCCCTGAAGTCGATCGGGGGGCTGCAGGACTCGATCACCGAGGACATGGCGACCAGCCTGGCCCTGCACGCCGGCAAGTGGCGTTCCGTCTACACGCCCGACGTGCTGGCCGTGGGCGAGGGCCCGTCCTCGTGGACCGACTACTTCACGCAGCAGCACCGCTGGTCACGCGGGACCGACGAGGTGGTGCTGCGCAAGTTCGCCCGGCTGGCGCTCAAGCTCGGCCCCGGCAGGGCGCTGCACTACGGCCTGCTGATGTCGTACTACCCGCTGACCGCCCTGGCCTGGCTGCTGGGGGCGATCAACGCGTTCTGCTATCTGGCGCTCGGCGCCCAGGGCGTGCACGTGCCGCAGGAGGTGTGGCTGATGCTCTACATCGACGCCGCGCTGTTCCAGGTCGGGCTGTACGTGTTCAACCGGCGCCACAACACCAGCCCGCACGAGGAAGCGGGCTCGTCGGGGCTGACCGGCATGGTGGCGTCCACGCTGTCCACGCCGATCTACGTCTCGTCCTTCGTCGGCGCGCTGCTGCGCCGTACGGCCGGCTTCGTGGTCACGCCCAAGGGCGACTCCACCAGCCCCGACCGGCTGGCCACCTTCGCACCCGGGCTGCGCTGGGCCGGGTTCTACGTCGTGCTGCTGGTGATCGCCGAGGTCACCGGGCACGTCGACAACGCGATGTTCGTGTGGCCCGCGCTCAACCTGCTCATCTGCCTGACCCCGCCGGCGCTGTGGTTCGCGCAACGCCGGCAACGAAAAAAGGAGCCCGCTGCATGAAGCCCCGCCCCCGCCCCAGTCTCGCGCGCCGGATGGCCAGCGGAACCGTCGCGGTGGTGGTGCTCGCCGTGGTCGCGTTCGCGAACCGCCCGGTCCTCGCGGCCGGATCCGAGGCGTTGCACAACTACAACATCAACCGCCAGTCCTACAAGGAGAAGTACGGGCACTGGGCCAAGCTGCCGGTGCCGGCCGGTTTCCGGGTCAACGCCATCCACGCCGCCCTGCTCAGCACGGGCAAGGTGCTGATCGTGGCGGGCAGCGGCAACAACCGCGAGCAGTTCGAGGCGGGCACCTTCCGGACGATCCTGTACGACCCCCGTACGGACAAGTTCAGCGAGGTCGACACGCCGACCGACGTGTTCTGCGCCGGGCACAGCTTCCTGCCCAGCGGCAACCTGCTGATCGCGGGCGGCACCAAGTCGTACGAGGTGCTCGAGTCCGACGTCAAGCGGGCCGGCGGCGTGATGAAGGTGAAGAACGAGTCGGCCGACCACGGCGCGCGCCGGTTCGCCAAGGGCACCCGGTTCCGCTCGGCCTCCGGGCACGAGTACGCCAGCCGTACGGCGTTCACGGTGCCGCCCGCGCGCAAGGTGGTGCACGGCCCGCACGTCGCCGTCACGGCCGGCGAGCAGGAGGTCTGGGTCGACGCCGTACGCGCCGGCGACGCCCCGGTCGTCCGCGAGGGCGCGCAGTACACGATCCCGTCGCTGACCGGTTCCGACCGCCGCAACCTGTACGGGGTGGCCGACAAGATCACGCGGGAGAAGCAGGAGTACGGCGGCGACAAGACCTCGTACGAGTTCGACCCGCGCACCGAGCGCTACGTCCGTACCGGCGACATGACCGACCACCGCTGGTACCCGACCCTGGTCACGATGACCGACGGCAACGTGCTCGCGGTCTCCGGCCTCGACCAGTACGGCCGGATCATCCCGGGGCGCAACGAGGTCTACGACGCGCGCACGAAGACGTGGTCGCGCGCGCCCGAGCTGCAGCGCTACTTCCCCACCTATCCGAGCCTGCACCAGCTGGCCGACGGACGGCTGTTCTACTCCGGCGCGAACAGCGGCTACGGCTCGGACCAGGAAGGGCGTACGCCGGGCATCTGGGACCTCGGCCGCAACCGCTTCCAGCCCGTGCCCGGCCTGCGGCAGCCCGAGCTCAACGAGACCGCCACCTCGCTGCTGCTGCCGCCCGCCCAGGAGCAGCAAGTGATGATCTTCGGTGGTGGCGGGGTGGGTGACTCGCCGGTCTCGACGGCCCGCACCGACATCGTCGACCTGCGCCGCAAGAAGCCGGCGTACCGCCCCGGACCGGATCTGCCCAAGCCGGCGCGTTACCTGTCCACCGTCGTGCTGCCCGACGACACCGTGTTCACCAGCGGCGGCTCGTCCGGTTACCGCGGCGGGCCGTACCG from Paractinoplanes brasiliensis encodes the following:
- a CDS encoding DUF885 domain-containing protein — encoded protein: MPEFVPLAERIVDALLESNPGLATYSGDHRFDDRLPDLSPGAVDAQVAMLRDATDALSGVDADALEPEDQVDHAILSAMAERGLFELGDVREHEWNPLEHNPGPLLHALISRQFAPAEERLAGLGGRLAAIPDALATARAVLRDVPRIHAETAIGQFAGTAALIRDDLPALIEQEPGMRSALEPSSAAALKALDEFDGWLRGLIDSGEPGRDPRLGRPLWEARLWHTLDTELPAAEVLSRAGANFERVSERLREAAAELTGGPATAETVRQALDMLGEQHPANDTIVGLAQVTMREATEFVRKHDIVSLIDDPCVIEEMPEFARGVAVAYCDPPGPLETADVPTFYCISPTPSDWPAERVESFYREYNDHMLRDLTVHEAMPGHFLQLAHSRRFRAATRVRALGWSGPFVEGWAVYSEEAMADLGFGGLPVRLQQLKMQLRMSLNAIIDQLVHCDDLPEADAMALMTGGGFQEEGEAAGKWRRALLTSTQLSTYFVGYTEVAAIAAARPFGATPKAWHDAMLAHGSPPPRHLRTLLGV
- a CDS encoding MazG family protein, which codes for MTARIFLLVTSPRLPAGLLTAAAWDVVRNHPVFAGAESEQAEALRKSGVPVTVVDSDPERLIAELAAVDDHHGAGDRGVVWLAGPTGDEAFARGLGLRLAREPGLAELELIYGSWDPPGARLLDAVAVMDRLASPGGDPWKRAQTHRTLAPYLLEESYEAYDAIESDDTDALREELGDVLLQVVLHARLAEELPEDEAWNIDDVAGGLVDKMVRRNPHVFAGVEVADIEEITRNWDSIKKAEKVRDSALDGIALSQPALALAAKILQRTGRAGLTAPLPDGSDVGARLFRIVAEGGDAEQALRRTALEYAEAVRAAESTAKAAEPRIVGPAE
- the mfd gene encoding transcription-repair coupling factor encodes the protein MQLSGLIPAALRDRGLARARDLARQGFVSSDALDLTAPASLRPFVVATVAGTAEIGGADRPVLAVTATTREADDLADALGCLISPSRVAVFPSWETLPHERLSPRSDTVGRRLAVLRRLAHPASGEELQVVVAPVRSLLQPQLKGLGDLEPVELTTGGEAELEAVARRLADMAYARVDLVTKRGEFAVRGGILDVFPPTDEHPSRVEFWGDEVEEIRTFAVADQRTIDPVTSLWAPPCRELLLTPAVRSRAARLSAEHPELAEILDKLAEGIPVEGMESLAPALLDGTDSMELLIDCMPSGTHVLLCDPERIRTRAHDLTRTSDEFLEASWAAAAVGGQAPIDVGAVAFRTLADVRAHAATLKQPWWTLSPFGLASDGQDQPDDQPWLEKPEVEVSPDLGDAVALAAQPVPLYHGDTAKLAGDLSDWAAAGWAIALVFEGHGTAQRATELLRDAGLGVTPADSIEAPIEPGQLLVTCGGLNHGFVDATSQLAVITGNDITGGRGASTKDMRKMPSRRRNTIDPLELKPGDFVVHEQHGIGRYVELVQRTVNGADREYIVLEYAASKRGQPGDRLYVPTDQLDQLSRYVGGESPTLHKMGGADWQKSKARAKKAVKEIAAQLIQLYAARQASQGHAFGPDTPWQRELEDAFPYTETPDQMAAIIEVKHDMELRVPMDRLICGDVGYGKTEIAVRAAFKAVQDGKQVAVLVPTTLLAQQHYNTFTERMSQFPVSIKQLSRFQTPSEARLTLEEAGNGTADIVIGTHRLLANSTRFKNLGLIIVDEEQRFGVEHKEQLKSLRASVDVLTMSATPIPRTLEMAITGIREMSTIATPPEERHPVLTFVGAQDDKQVAASIHRELLRDGQVFYLHNRVESIDKAARRLRELVPEARVAVAHGQMSEEQLEKVMVGFWEKEFDVLVCTTIVESGIDIPNANTLIVERADLLGLAQLHQIRGRVGRGRERAYAYFLYPREKPLTEQAHERLATIAQHTELGAGMYVAMKDLEIRGAGNLLGGEQSGHIEGVGFDLYVRMVGEAVQAFKGERPEEEPEVKIDLPVDAHLPVDYVSVERLRLEMYRKLAEARDNAKLDEVVAEMTDRYGEPPAQVTNLIAVARFRQLARAYGLTDVSMQGKHIRFSPLPLPDSKQLRLKRYHPDSVYKHATDQVSVPRPSTRRVGGEPLRDQALLEWCAQLLKDVLGEVPAPVTAS
- a CDS encoding hydrogenase maturation protein, producing MRILLLVTAFNGLSQRVWCALREAGHDVGVQLATGASDMTDAVRAANPDLILCPFLKDRVPAKVWRNWRTVIIHPGPVGDRGPSSLDWAIAEGLPVWGVTALQAVEEMDAGPIWATRTFGLPATPPRKSSLYNGLVADAAMECVFEVVAKAADPGFEPAPAGQVAGGVPDARLRPSMTQKDRAFDWSESTERILRKIRAADGSPGVRTEIAGLPVFAYDGTPGPARDPRPGVLLGRRQGAVLVGTGDGAIWLGHLRAAEGERRIKLPATTLLGARLRGVPHSPLPVGAEPEAPQTYRQVRYRRTGKIGWLTFEFYNGAMSAGHCRRMLAGLRHAVAQDTEVLVLQGGLDAFSNGIHLNVIEAASDPAAGAWTNIRAINDVCREIVTCTRQVVVSAYTGSAGAGGVMLGLGADIVAAREGIVLNPYYEMGLYGSELHTFTLPRRVGAGQAQRLVDDKLPISADHAVSIGLVDEVGPRHPEAYTQWLTDLAEREADPRTARRRRQAKARGLAAERVPLEVFEARELAEMSRDMFGDRSGFAAARHAFVTKAKATTTPHRLRFASPVTRIGSKERRLVVRPAVPLSA
- a CDS encoding glycosyltransferase family 2 protein, whose amino-acid sequence is MRKVQEKVPAPRRPTGRVSVSPALQAATMLLPARYNYSAYSVLAGPADPAPQGQEPYRVRMKRLARRRPFLTVLITMFAFAFESTFFGWLIASIELPDRSLNPAHYAGALMMIGATAAIELFRLVNVVTLCLSTLWARDPVPVVPDPTLRVAFLTTIVPGKEPVAMVERTLRAARNVRYGGTYDVWLLDEGDDPEVKAMCERLGVRHFSRKGREEFNTASGAFKARTKHGNYNSWVEVNGDDYDVFVSVDPDHVPMPNFCERLLGYFRDPDVGFVVGPQIYGNYDNLVTRWAESQQYLFHSLLQRAGNRRGIAMLVGTNNAVRIKALKSIGGLQDSITEDMATSLALHAGKWRSVYTPDVLAVGEGPSSWTDYFTQQHRWSRGTDEVVLRKFARLALKLGPGRALHYGLLMSYYPLTALAWLLGAINAFCYLALGAQGVHVPQEVWLMLYIDAALFQVGLYVFNRRHNTSPHEEAGSSGLTGMVASTLSTPIYVSSFVGALLRRTAGFVVTPKGDSTSPDRLATFAPGLRWAGFYVVLLVIAEVTGHVDNAMFVWPALNLLICLTPPALWFAQRRQRKKEPAA